The following proteins are encoded in a genomic region of Halorussus lipolyticus:
- a CDS encoding AAA domain-containing protein, protein MTSDRPADERPAVETLTEEWNVRGATLLRAKGSLDATTRFERNNSPAVLASALDRASRTVRETPPNRDGYAVPLHEPGTPVTTDEYVLWRPDSEQIGWYDTSFGIDGTVRFVSVEDAAETTIGDRLKYWHPDLTPEAEEQLERFELPGSAVEPQSRLSDDERREFFEEMYEFVNDERDAEQRANRQRHVETGIETLVGNGLAVGPFVSLGRVSHPNSVGRFQFQITEGGRHGGRQSGRDGSDTDLYRDEEIYPDSVFLVDTLDDADHFPLAVRTTSVEGSVLTVKADRRCSHSPSLVEEALTGDGEYWLTHLLNPVPFERRTEALDRIRDNQSKRDLLTGSRPAEFSADRLSVPSVEMELNEYQRQALKWADDAEDLLCIHGPPGTGKTRTLTAYVLHAVWHGDSVLVTAHSNQAVDNLLVGDSTLEEPEPGTLHEVACRESEGDGGETDSISIARVGHNSTNEVVKRNYENRSVAEADVVAATTSGSAQFDTDRFDVGVVDEATQASRPATAIVLDCSRKLILSGDHKQLPPYSAAEPGADGATNADDETEDEQTHTSLFEYLLERYGDDISVLLGCQYRMHDDIARFPNEQFYGGNLETADRNRNWQIGDLDPLVGIDVGGEEYRESGGDSLYNPPEAEVVAEEVQILTENGVAPEDVGVISMYRGQVGQIRSQLNRAGIEDPDRITVDTVDSFQGGEREAVVVSFVRSNDAGSSGFLELPDEGPRRLNVALTRARKRLVLVGDWETLSQVADHRTPENSCAGLYDDLRKRLARDGLLKSH, encoded by the coding sequence ATGACTTCGGACCGCCCCGCCGACGAGCGCCCGGCAGTCGAAACTCTCACCGAGGAGTGGAACGTCCGCGGCGCAACCCTCCTGCGAGCGAAGGGGAGTCTGGACGCGACCACCCGGTTCGAGCGCAACAACTCGCCCGCGGTCCTCGCGTCCGCACTCGACCGGGCGTCGCGGACGGTCCGAGAGACCCCGCCGAACCGGGACGGCTACGCCGTGCCGCTCCACGAACCCGGAACTCCCGTGACGACCGACGAGTACGTCCTCTGGCGGCCCGACTCCGAGCAAATCGGCTGGTACGACACCAGTTTCGGCATCGACGGGACGGTTCGGTTCGTCTCGGTCGAGGACGCCGCCGAGACCACCATCGGCGACCGACTCAAGTACTGGCACCCGGATTTGACCCCCGAGGCCGAGGAGCAACTCGAACGCTTCGAACTACCCGGTTCGGCGGTCGAACCCCAGTCCCGACTGTCGGACGACGAGCGCCGTGAGTTCTTCGAGGAGATGTACGAGTTCGTGAACGACGAGCGCGACGCCGAACAGCGCGCCAACCGGCAGAGACACGTCGAGACCGGTATCGAGACGCTGGTGGGGAATGGCCTCGCAGTGGGACCGTTCGTCTCGCTCGGGCGGGTGAGCCATCCCAACAGCGTCGGGCGATTCCAGTTTCAAATTACGGAGGGCGGTCGGCACGGCGGTCGGCAGAGCGGTCGAGACGGAAGCGACACGGACCTCTACCGAGACGAGGAGATATACCCGGATAGCGTCTTTCTCGTGGACACGCTGGACGACGCCGACCACTTCCCGCTGGCGGTGCGGACCACTTCGGTCGAAGGCTCCGTCCTGACGGTCAAAGCCGACAGGCGGTGTTCGCACAGTCCCTCGCTGGTCGAGGAGGCGCTGACCGGCGACGGCGAGTACTGGTTGACCCACTTGCTGAATCCGGTGCCCTTCGAGCGCCGGACCGAGGCGCTGGACCGGATACGCGACAACCAGTCGAAGCGCGACCTGCTGACCGGGAGTCGCCCCGCCGAGTTCTCTGCGGACCGCCTCTCGGTCCCGAGCGTCGAGATGGAACTCAACGAGTACCAACGGCAGGCGCTGAAGTGGGCCGACGACGCCGAGGACCTGCTGTGCATCCACGGCCCGCCGGGGACTGGCAAGACCCGGACGCTGACCGCCTACGTCCTCCACGCGGTCTGGCACGGCGATTCGGTCCTCGTGACCGCCCACTCGAATCAGGCCGTGGACAACCTGCTAGTGGGCGACAGCACGCTCGAAGAACCGGAACCCGGAACGCTCCACGAAGTCGCGTGCCGGGAGAGTGAGGGCGACGGGGGCGAGACGGACAGCATCAGCATCGCTCGCGTCGGCCACAACTCCACGAACGAGGTCGTCAAGCGAAATTACGAGAACCGGTCGGTCGCCGAGGCCGACGTGGTGGCGGCCACGACCAGCGGGTCTGCCCAGTTCGACACCGACCGCTTCGACGTGGGCGTGGTGGACGAGGCCACGCAGGCGAGTCGCCCCGCGACGGCCATCGTCCTCGACTGCTCGCGCAAACTGATTCTGTCGGGCGACCACAAGCAACTCCCGCCCTACAGCGCCGCCGAACCCGGCGCGGACGGGGCAACCAACGCAGACGACGAGACCGAGGACGAGCAGACTCACACCTCGCTGTTCGAGTACCTGCTGGAGCGATACGGCGACGACATCTCGGTCCTGTTGGGGTGTCAGTACCGGATGCACGACGACATCGCCCGGTTCCCCAACGAACAGTTCTACGGCGGGAATCTGGAGACCGCCGACCGAAATCGGAACTGGCAAATCGGCGACTTGGACCCCCTCGTCGGCATCGACGTGGGCGGCGAGGAGTACCGCGAATCCGGCGGCGACTCGCTCTACAATCCCCCGGAGGCCGAAGTGGTCGCGGAGGAAGTCCAAATCCTGACCGAGAACGGCGTCGCTCCCGAGGACGTCGGCGTCATCTCGATGTACCGCGGACAGGTCGGACAGATTCGCTCGCAACTGAACCGGGCCGGAATCGAGGACCCGGACCGAATCACGGTCGATACCGTGGACTCGTTTCAGGGCGGTGAGCGCGAGGCCGTCGTGGTCTCGTTCGTCCGGAGCAACGACGCGGGCAGTAGCGGGTTCCTCGAACTCCCCGACGAGGGGCCGCGCCGGTTGAACGTCGCGCTGACCAGAGCGCGCAAGCGCCTCGTCCTCGTCGGCGACTGGGAGACGCTCTCGCAGGTGGCCGACCACCGAACCCCGGAGAATAGCTGTGCGGGTCTCTACGACGACCTCCGGAAGCGATTGGCCCGAGACGGACTGCTGAAGTCCCACTGA